The DNA segment CGGAGCTCGAGCGCTTCATCACCGCGAACCCCGCGATCGGTTTGCGCTTCATCCGCTCGCTCGCGCACCGGCTCGCGAAGATTCCGAGTCATGGGGGCGATAAGCGGAAGGAGTGGTAGGCGGGGCGTTTTGCGGTTTCGGGGCGCTCGCCGGCTTTCTTGTTTACTTCGCAAACCGCGTCGAAGACTCCGCGGTTTGCTGCGCGCTTCGCTTGCGGTCTCGGCCGACGTGCTGGGTCGTGGCGTTCGACTTCGCGGTTGTTCTGGCGTTGCCTCGGCGCGTCACGCTTTGGGGCTGGGCGTCGGCGGTCTCTCGTTCGGGGCTCGGTACGGTGTTGATTACTCCGGCGGGATCACTTCGCCGCGGAGCATGTCGGCGCTGGTTTCGCGGGCGCGGGTGAGGAGCGCCTTGCCGCTCTTCACGAGGACTTCGGCGGGGCGGGGTTTGCTGTTGTAGTTGCTCGACATCGCGAAGCCGTAGGCGCCGGCGCACTCGATGACGACCCAGTCGCCGACGCGCGCTTCGGGGAGGCGCTGCGTGCGGACGACGCCGCCTTCTTCCTGCGTGAAGATGTCGCCGCTCTCGCAGAGCGGGCCGCCGACGACGACGTCGCGCTCGGCGCGCGGCGTGGCATCGCTCGGTGCGAGCGACATCGGGTGATAGGAGCCGTACATCACCGGGCGCGCGAGCACGTTGAAGCCGGCGTCGAGCAAGACGAAGGTGCGCGACGCGATCTGCTTCACCGCGCGTACCTCGGCGACGAGGTAGCCCGCCTCGGCGACGATGTAGCGGCCCGGCTCGATCTCGAGCGAGATGCGGCAGCCGAGCTTCGACTCGACGCGTTTGCGCGCTGCGTCCCAGATGCGGAAGTAGCCGCCGATGTCGGGGCGCACGTCGCCCGCGCGATACGGGATCGGGAGCCCACCGCCGGCGCTCAGCGTGTGCAGCTGCGCGCCGACCACGCTCGCGAGCTGCTCTGCCGCGCCCGCGACGAGAGCGAGGTGCTCGAGGTCCGCGCCGCTGCCGATGTGCAGGTGCAGACCCGACACGCGCAAGTTGTTACGGGCCGCGATCTCGAGCGCGCGCGGCAGCTCCTCGTGCCAGATGCCGTGCTTCGAGTGCTCGCCGCCCGTGTTCGTCTTCTTGCTGTGCCCGTGCCCGAAGCCCGGGTTCACGCGCAGCGTCACCTCGCCGCCCGGAACGCGCTCCGCGTACTGGGCGAGCATGTCCGTCGAGCCGCAGTTCACCGCGATGCCGTACTCGGCGATCACGTCGAGCGACTCGCGGTCGAACACGTCGGCCGTGTAGACGATCGGCGCGGGATCGCCGGTCGCCGCGTAGCCCGCGGCCAGCGCGCGATGGATCTCGCCCGCGGAGACCGCGTCGACGAGCGCGCCGCCGCGCCGCACGAGATCGAGCACCGCGAGGTTCGAGTTCGCCTTCTGCGCGTAGCGCACGACGTCGAACGCGCGCAGCTCGGCGACGCGCGCCGCGATCGTGGCCGCGTCATAGACGTAAGTGGGGGTTCCGTGATCCCGCGCGATGTCCGCGACGGGCACGCCTGCAATCTCGTGTCGAATCAGGGGCCGCATGAGGCGCGCGACTGTAGGCGAGAAGCGCGCACCGGGGACGTACGTGCACCAAAGCGCGCACAGGGGACGTACGTGCACATCTCCGCGCACCGGGGACGTACGTGCACCAAAGCGCGCACTGGGGACGTACGTGCACACCGCGCCGCGTTGCGCGGGTCGCGCGCCGCGCGTTTACTCCGCGCGATGGACGACGCGAACCCGCCGAGCGAACGCTTCCAGGCCCTTGCCGCGAAGCTGCGCGCGAACGACGCGGTCGGGCTCGCGGAGGGCGCGCTCGCGCTCGCCGCCGAGTTCGCGCGGGTCGATCCCCCGAAGGCGTTCGCCGAGCTCGACCGCCTCGGCGACGACGCGAGAAAGCGCGTGCCCGCCGACGGCCCCGCCGGAACGCGGCTCGAGCTGCTGCTGCGCTTCCTGCAGCGCGACTGCGGCTACTTCGGTAACCGCGCCGAGTACGGCGACCCGCGCAACAGCGACCTCTCGCAGGTGATCGCGCGCCGCACCGGCATCCCGATCACGCTCGCGATCGTCGCGATCGAAGTCGGCGCGCGCTGCGGCGTCCCGCTGCAAGGCGTGCCCTTCCCGTCGCACTTCCTGGTTCGCACGCACGACGAGCCCCCGATCCTCGGCGACCCGTTCCACTTCAAGCTCGTCGGCGACATCGAAGCGACGGAGCGCCTGCAAGCCGCGCTCGGCGCGAAGACGAAGCTCGACCAGATCTTCCTGCGCCCCGCGAACACGCGCGCCACGCTCGTGCGCATGTGCTCGAACCTGAAGCACATCCACCTCGGCAAAGAGGAATGGCTGAAGGCGATCGGCCTGTGCGACCGCATCTTGTTATTGGCGCCCGAGATCGCGACGGAGCACCGCGACCGAGGCGCCCTCTACGCGCGCCTCGAGTGCTACGGCCCCGCGCTCGCGGACTTCGAGAAGTACCTCGCGCTCGAGCCGAAGGCGGAGGACGCGGACGCCGTGCGCGAGAGCATCGAAGCGTTGCGGCCGGTGGTGATGCGGATCAACTAGGTCGAGCGCGTCATTCCACTACGAGGAACGACGCTTCGAGGTCTCCCTCGAACGCCTCGATCTCGGCTCGTGCGCGCCGAATCAATCGCTCCGCTTCGCGCGTCGAGCAGTTCCCGCGCTTGATCCAAACGACCTTGGGCGGATGACCGAGCGTGAAGCTCAACTGGTGGAAGTCCGCATCCTTGGAAACGATGACGAGGTGGTTCGAGCGAGCGAACTCCCAGATCTCGATGTCACCGGAGCGCTCAAGCCCGATGTGGCGAACATGCATGGAGTCGGGAAACGCATCCGCGAGGCGCGCAACGAGGCGGTGCGACAGGTTGTGATCGATTAGCAGCTTCACTTCGCGGAGATCGAGACCAGCCGGCGCTCGCGATCGGCCGCGAAGGCGAGGCACGCGCGGATGTCATCAGCCGTCAGGTCCGGGAAGTCTTCGAGGATTTCCGCTTCGGTCATTCCCGACGCGAGATAATCGAGCACATCGTACACGGTAATGCGCATACCGCGGATGCACGGCTTCCCGCCGCGCTTGCCGGGCTCGATCGTAATGATGCGGCTGTAGTCCATCGATTCTCCTAGAACTCGGACTCGGGGATTCGCACTGTGTGCATGTTCCCGTGCTCGACCTTGTAGAGGGTAATCGTGAGGTCGCTGTAGCGAGTGCCATCGGCATCTTCGATTTGGACGATGTCGAACGAGTCTGACTTCGAGATCGCGCCGGAGTCGAGGTCGCGGTAACGGATGTCGTATCGGCCTCGGTCGATGCTTCGAATCTTGAGGCTGTCGCGTGCGCGAATGAACACCACTCGAACGGCAAGGGGTTCGCCTGCGTCGAGGCTCACGACCTTCAGGAGGACGTCGCTTTCGTTCCGAGTGTTGTCGATTGTGATGCTCGCGAGCCCGCTCGCGTTGAGCCGCTCGTACCCGGCGATGTAGCCGGATGAGTACGGCCAGGTTGCGCCATTCGGTGCATGATCCGGGCGAGTCCAAGCCAGGTCTGACCGCCAGGCAGACGCCACTTGCCCCATCGCTGGATCCAGTGGCGACGACGGGGATGCCGAGGGAGAAGGCGCCAGGACTCCGTCGCTCAGGTCGAGGTCCGGGAGGGCGATGGAGCCACGAGGCGCGGGCGCATGCTCGGAGTCGGAAGGCGTGTACTCCAGCGTCGTTGTAGGCGTAGTAACTGGGGGACCGGGCGCGGGAGGTTCGTAGTCGGCACTGAACAGCTCGACACCGCACCAGCCGACCAGAGCGACTGGAATGATCGGAGCTCGGCGCATTCCTTCGAGAAGGAAGGAGATGAAGCCCCACCAGGCAGTGTCGGCCATCGAAGTAGACTGGCGGGGGTCCGATGCGGAAGCGGACGGAGCCGAACTGAGGTCCTCCGGCGGCTCGCTGGCCTTCAGAGGACTGGGAACTCTGCCGGTAGCAGCAGCTGCTGCGAGGACGATCCGATATGCCTCGTTGATCTGCTTCGTCTTCTCTCCCGCGAGGTCTTGAAGCTCAACGCCGAGCGCAGCCACCTTGTCGGGGTGGTATTGGGGAACTCTCGCGAGGTAGGCCGCGCGTGCCACCTCCTTCGATGCGCCCGGCGCAATCCCGAGCACTCGTAGCGAGTCTTCGAGGGTCATTGCGCGACCGAAGTCATGGCAGTGTGCAGTCTCCGAGCGTGGCAGTCAGCTCGGACCCAACCAGCGATGCGCTGGTCAGCGAACCCTCGACCTGGACGGCTTCGCCGACCGCCAGGTCGGCGAGAACGGCTGCCTGAGGCAGCGGGAAATCGCAAACGACTGTCGCGTTGCAGCCCTCGTTCGGCCTGCAGTCGGCGGTTGCAAAAAGCCTCCATCCCGTGCGCTGGTATGTCCTGGCGAACGACGAATGCTCGCGCAACTCAGTGACGGACCGAACCTCGGCCGTCCACACGACGCGCAGTGGGTTGAGCGCATCCGCGATCGCTGCTCGCTGCAGGTCCGTCCCCTGTACCCACGCCGCATACAGATGCGCCACCGAGATCGGAGCATCTACGCCCGGCTCAAGTCCTTGCAGTCGCTGCTGTGCTTCGATCGCCCAGTTGGTGGCCATGAACTCGGCCTCGTGCTTGTCCCGCTCCTCTTGCTTCCGCTTCTCCTCTGCATCGCGCCGCGCCGCGATTGACCGTTCCGTTGCGGCAGCCTTCTCATGATCAGCGCAGGCCTTCCGCGCCTGTTCGAGGCGCTCCGTGTCGATTTGAAGCCACTTTGCCCGATAGGCTCGCACTGTCAGGCATTGCGCTTCGAGGCGCTCCGCAGCGACGCGCTTCATTCCTTCGGCTAAAGCCGGGTGTTGGGACTTCCATTCGACATCGTCAGGCAGGGCGTCCGCGCTGCCGGCCACGCCGCGCTCACCTCGAGACAAGAGGCTATTCACGGCCTCACTCGTATCCCGCCGCGGATCGAGGTAGAGCCCCATCACAGCGCCGATCACGGCGACCGCAACGAGCAGGGAAAGCAGTGAGACAGCGATCGGCGTCGCGTGCCGGCGGGGCCATTCTTGGAGGTGAATCCGCACCGCGCTCAGGTCAGCGGCCGTTAACCAACGCTCTGCCACTACTCGCCCAAGAGCAACGATTGCGGGGATTGCGATCAGAGCTTCGTCGAGTTCGCGTGCGATCCGAGTGTCCGATGCGATTGCTCCGAGGATGCCTGAGACCGCGATGAAGGGCGCCATCCACTCGACGGACATTGCTCGATGGCGTTCCGCATCCGCCCAGGCCGACCGTGCGACCCAGATGCCGTAGACGGATGTGGCTAGGACAGCGAGGCATGCGAACCCGATCTGAGGTTCGTCGAACAGCAACACGACTCCCGGGAGCACCGCAGCGGCGCTACCATCCAGTGCCGTTAGAACCAGACGCTTGGCAGGTCCCTGCATCGCCACCTTGGCACCATCCTATTTCAGAACGAGCCGCCGCGTTTAACTGCTGATCCTGCACTCTCCCTCGCATACCTCGCCCTTCGCGAACGTGTAGTCCCCGCGAACTGTCAGGCGCCTCGCTCGGATCAAGCTCGGCGGCCCGTGCGGCGTGCGCGCGTCGAGTTGGTCGACGCGCTTGAAGTACGTGGGATCCAGGTCGACCACGAGCTGATCGCCGGGTCCGCCCGGCGCGGGCAGGACGCGGTAGTCGTCGCTGAGGACGTAGGCGTCGCTGCGGATCGCGAGCAGGTCGCCGGTGCTCTTCACGGGCGCGAAGCGGTGCGCGGGCACTTGGATCGCGCGGGCGCCTTCGAAGCACGCGATCGCAGCGCCCATCGCGGTTTCGAGCTGGATCACTCTCGGCGAGGTCGCGTCGAGCGGATCGACGTTCTTCTCGTTGCGGATGAACGGGAGCGGCAGCACACCGCCGTTCTCGTCGAGCGCGCGCGCGAGGGCGCGCAGGTCGATCCACAGGTTGTTCGTGTTGAAGAACTTGTGGAGCGCGGTGTCCTGGAAGTTCGCGACCTCGTCGGCCGCACTCGGGCACTGCGCCGTCTCGCGCAGCGCGAGGCGACCGTTCTTCGTGCGCGCGAGGTGACCACCCTTTTTGTCCGCCTCGGCGCGGCGCTTCACTTCCATCGCGAACGGCGCGCCGCTCGACGCGAACCACCCTAACAAGCCGAGGTCGAGGGCCGCGCCGAGGTTGTCGCTGTTCGAGACGAACGCGTAGCGGAGGCCGCGCGCGAGCATGCGCTCCAGCGAGCCCGACGTGACGAGCGCGGTGTAGAGGTCGCCGTGGCCGGGCGGGCACCACTCGTGCTCGGGCTCTTGCTGCCACGACACGGGCGAGAGATCGCTCGCGAGCAGGCGCGGCACTTTGTGCTGCATGAAGTCGGGCGCGAGCGCGCCTGACAGCTGCCCGTGCTTCGCGAGTGCGGCGAGCGAGTCCGCCTGCGTGCGGAAGCTGTTCATCAGCACGAGCGGCACCGCGACGCGCGTGCGCTCCGCGAGCGCGCGGATCTGCAGCGCGATCACGTCGAGAAACGTGAGCCCGTTCTTCACGGGCAGGAGCGACTTCGCCTGCGTCATCCCCATCGTCGTGCCGAGGCCGCCGTTGAGCTTGATCACGACCGCGTGCGGCAGCGCGTCCTCGCCGGCCTTGCGCAGCGCGGGCGTCTCCTCGAACTGCGGCACGTCCGCGACGGCGTCGATGTCGCGCTTCGGGAGGGTTCCGTTGTCGCCGGCCAAGAGCGACTCGAAGTTGCGGCGGAACGCGCGGATCGCGAGGTCCGGCAGGCCCGCGGCGCGCATCTTCTGCTCGCTCGCTGCGAAATCTCTCATCACGCGAGATCGAGCGCGGTCTCGAAGAAGCCGCGCAGCACGGAGATCATCGGCTCGACGTCGGCGACCGCGGCCATCTCGCGGCACGAGTGCATCGAGAGCATCGGCGAGCCCACGTCGACGGTGCGGATGCCGGCGCGCGCGGCGCTGATCGGGCCAATCGTGGAGCCGCAGCCGAGATCGCTCCGCGCGACGAAGTGCTGAGGATCGATGCCGCGCGCGCGACAGAGCGCGGTGAAGTGCCCGAGCGTGACGGCGTCGCTCGCGTAGCTCTGGTTCGAGTTCACCTTGAGCACGGGCCCGCCGCCGAGCTTCGGGCGATGGCCCGGCTCGTGGCGATCCGAGTAATTCGGGTGCACTGCATGCGCCATGTCGGCGCTCACGAGCAGCGAGCGCGCCATCGCGCGCGCGAAGCCCTGCGGGCCGCCGCTCTTCGCGGCGCTCTCGATGCGCGCGAGCGTGTCCGCGAGGAGCCCGCTCTGCGCCCCCTGCGCGCTGCGCGAACCGACCTCTTCGTGGTCGTACAGCACGACGACACGGCTGAACGCCGGCAGCGGCGCGCGCTGCGCGCTTGTTAGGGCGGAGAGCGCCGCGTGACACGAGGCGAGGTTGTCGAGGCGCGGCGCGTGCAGGAACTCGCCGCGCGCGCCGGAGACGCAGCTCGACTGCGTGTCGTAGAGCATCAGGTCGAAGCCGTGGATCGCGCTCGCAGTGGCGTCGCCGTGCCCCTGCGCGCGCAACTCGGAGGCCACGAGCTCCGCGAGCGGCGGCGCGCCCTCGAGGCCGAGCACCGGCACGAGGTGCGTCTGCTCGTTCAGCTTCAGCCCCTCGGTCTTCGTCTCGCGCTGCAGATGGATCGCGAGATTCGGGATGCGCAGCAGCGGGCGCGCGAAGTCGACGGTCACGCTGCGCAGGCCGCTCGCCGTCGCGAGCACGACGCGGCCCGCGAGCGAGAGGTCGCGGTCGAGCCAGGTGTGCAGCAGCACCCCGCCGTACGGCTCGATCGCGAGCTGGCGCAGGCCGTGCGCGGTGATGTCGGGCGCGGGCTTCACGCGCAGATTCGGCGAGTCCGTGTGCGCGCCGATCGCGTGAAAGCCGGCGTCGGCAAGCGGCGCCTCGCCCACCTCGAACGCGAGCAGCGACGACTCGCTGCGCACGAGGTAGTGGCGCGCGCCGGGCGCGAGCGCCCACGCCTCGGTCTCCGCGACGCGCGTGAACCCCGCGCGCTCGAGCCTGCGACTCGCCTCCGCCACGGCGTGATAGGGCGTGGGCGATGCGTCGATGAAGCGGAGCAGGTCGCGCGCGGCGTCGGACATGGCTTCGCATCATACGTAAGGAAGCGCGCGGGCCTTGAGGCGGAGTTGCGGGCGAGGCCGGCGCCCTGAGGAGCGAGGGGCGCAGAACCGGGGACGTTCCGCAACGAAGTCAACGACGCGCTGCTTTACTTTCTTGCGGAACGTCCCCGCTGCCGCGCACGCTCGCGCCCGCGCGTGGTCGCTTCCGTCCGCTCGCGTCCACCTTGGAGGCTCGATGTCCGCAGCTCTTCCGCTCTCCGGCATCCGCGTCGTCGACTGCTCCGCGGTCGTGTCGGGGCCGCTCGCCACGACGATCCTCGCGGATCAAGGCGCCGAAGTGA comes from the Deltaproteobacteria bacterium genome and includes:
- the lysA gene encoding diaminopimelate decarboxylase, translating into MRPLIRHEIAGVPVADIARDHGTPTYVYDAATIAARVAELRAFDVVRYAQKANSNLAVLDLVRRGGALVDAVSAGEIHRALAAGYAATGDPAPIVYTADVFDRESLDVIAEYGIAVNCGSTDMLAQYAERVPGGEVTLRVNPGFGHGHSKKTNTGGEHSKHGIWHEELPRALEIAARNNLRVSGLHLHIGSGADLEHLALVAGAAEQLASVVGAQLHTLSAGGGLPIPYRAGDVRPDIGGYFRIWDAARKRVESKLGCRISLEIEPGRYIVAEAGYLVAEVRAVKQIASRTFVLLDAGFNVLARPVMYGSYHPMSLAPSDATPRAERDVVVGGPLCESGDIFTQEEGGVVRTQRLPEARVGDWVVIECAGAYGFAMSSNYNSKPRPAEVLVKSGKALLTRARETSADMLRGEVIPPE
- a CDS encoding tetratricopeptide repeat protein; its protein translation is MDDANPPSERFQALAAKLRANDAVGLAEGALALAAEFARVDPPKAFAELDRLGDDARKRVPADGPAGTRLELLLRFLQRDCGYFGNRAEYGDPRNSDLSQVIARRTGIPITLAIVAIEVGARCGVPLQGVPFPSHFLVRTHDEPPILGDPFHFKLVGDIEATERLQAALGAKTKLDQIFLRPANTRATLVRMCSNLKHIHLGKEEWLKAIGLCDRILLLAPEIATEHRDRGALYARLECYGPALADFEKYLALEPKAEDADAVRESIEALRPVVMRIN
- a CDS encoding DUF5615 family PIN-like protein, yielding MKLLIDHNLSHRLVARLADAFPDSMHVRHIGLERSGDIEIWEFARSNHLVIVSKDADFHQLSFTLGHPPKVVWIKRGNCSTREAERLIRRARAEIEAFEGDLEASFLVVE
- a CDS encoding DUF433 domain-containing protein is translated as MDYSRIITIEPGKRGGKPCIRGMRITVYDVLDYLASGMTEAEILEDFPDLTADDIRACLAFAADRERRLVSISAK
- a CDS encoding UTP--glucose-1-phosphate uridylyltransferase, whose product is MRDFAASEQKMRAAGLPDLAIRAFRRNFESLLAGDNGTLPKRDIDAVADVPQFEETPALRKAGEDALPHAVVIKLNGGLGTTMGMTQAKSLLPVKNGLTFLDVIALQIRALAERTRVAVPLVLMNSFRTQADSLAALAKHGQLSGALAPDFMQHKVPRLLASDLSPVSWQQEPEHEWCPPGHGDLYTALVTSGSLERMLARGLRYAFVSNSDNLGAALDLGLLGWFASSGAPFAMEVKRRAEADKKGGHLARTKNGRLALRETAQCPSAADEVANFQDTALHKFFNTNNLWIDLRALARALDENGGVLPLPFIRNEKNVDPLDATSPRVIQLETAMGAAIACFEGARAIQVPAHRFAPVKSTGDLLAIRSDAYVLSDDYRVLPAPGGPGDQLVVDLDPTYFKRVDQLDARTPHGPPSLIRARRLTVRGDYTFAKGEVCEGECRISS
- a CDS encoding M18 family aminopeptidase, whose product is MSDAARDLLRFIDASPTPYHAVAEASRRLERAGFTRVAETEAWALAPGARHYLVRSESSLLAFEVGEAPLADAGFHAIGAHTDSPNLRVKPAPDITAHGLRQLAIEPYGGVLLHTWLDRDLSLAGRVVLATASGLRSVTVDFARPLLRIPNLAIHLQRETKTEGLKLNEQTHLVPVLGLEGAPPLAELVASELRAQGHGDATASAIHGFDLMLYDTQSSCVSGARGEFLHAPRLDNLASCHAALSALTSAQRAPLPAFSRVVVLYDHEEVGSRSAQGAQSGLLADTLARIESAAKSGGPQGFARAMARSLLVSADMAHAVHPNYSDRHEPGHRPKLGGGPVLKVNSNQSYASDAVTLGHFTALCRARGIDPQHFVARSDLGCGSTIGPISAARAGIRTVDVGSPMLSMHSCREMAAVADVEPMISVLRGFFETALDLA